A section of the Clostridium felsineum DSM 794 genome encodes:
- a CDS encoding 3D domain-containing protein, which produces MKNNNGLGGMFKNMAKKKGKTVLKGLIKKIMFPWGIIFFSFLFIVIFAISVAKTGFMGDGTISDNFNTYQNKELQEYLSKKVKDANGAMDDMYGMAKKVALTEGNVEGFISLVEMEKEQDIDKIVSRNGQTGIVGAEDIIDEYAELLKPDFDYKDDYIVTTVNINTKDSTGENDNAVPQITKEKVKLLTSADALKGKVDITYKVQSETKTETKTRTYQKPKDNQPITNDPNQKPEMETVTETTTTTTKVDTPVIDKVTESGKDMERLKSIIKKEFSNEDTEDKLKMAAHFVIEGASNDYDTKSQNGDWMNKDPDQDSIVNDILEAGADGGFEGQIPLFRQTDARWANVPYGQGDVATSGCGPTSFAMIISGLGGNLGAWDKNKDGILDPGEAAEYSIASGYNSNSGEGTSWALFDSISTSRFGINSSGEIEPSNYNYIYDQLKNGNPVVASMHAGHFTKGGHFIVLTGIDSDGQVLINDPNPATGINKFPMEGIAAEANVFWAFNNPNIKYESFICTAYGGVHDAMEGSGTTADGTNLDGKDFTSRVIAVDPSVIKLGTRVYLQFPDDKRYQNKNGQRYDLNGWYTARDTGGAIKGNHIDLFMGFGGAEDTSRCDNFGTVNIKVRR; this is translated from the coding sequence GTGAAAAATAATAATGGATTAGGCGGTATGTTTAAGAATATGGCTAAAAAGAAAGGCAAAACAGTTCTCAAGGGTTTAATAAAAAAAATAATGTTCCCTTGGGGAATTATTTTTTTCTCTTTTCTATTCATAGTTATATTTGCTATATCCGTAGCCAAAACTGGTTTTATGGGAGATGGGACAATAAGTGATAACTTTAATACGTATCAAAACAAAGAACTTCAGGAGTACTTGTCTAAAAAAGTTAAAGATGCTAATGGAGCTATGGACGATATGTATGGTATGGCAAAAAAGGTGGCACTTACAGAAGGAAATGTTGAAGGTTTTATATCGCTTGTAGAAATGGAGAAGGAACAGGATATAGATAAGATAGTATCCAGAAATGGACAAACAGGAATTGTAGGGGCTGAGGATATTATAGATGAATATGCAGAACTTTTAAAGCCAGATTTTGATTATAAGGATGATTATATAGTTACTACAGTTAATATCAACACAAAAGATTCTACAGGGGAAAATGATAATGCAGTGCCACAGATTACAAAAGAAAAGGTAAAGCTTTTAACAAGTGCTGATGCACTTAAAGGAAAGGTAGATATAACATATAAAGTGCAGTCAGAAACGAAGACAGAAACAAAAACTAGAACATATCAAAAACCTAAAGATAATCAGCCAATAACTAATGATCCAAACCAAAAGCCAGAAATGGAGACAGTAACAGAGACTACAACCACAACAACAAAGGTTGATACTCCAGTAATTGATAAGGTAACTGAAAGCGGAAAAGATATGGAAAGGTTAAAAAGCATAATAAAAAAGGAATTTTCAAATGAAGATACTGAGGATAAGCTTAAAATGGCTGCACATTTTGTTATAGAGGGTGCCAGTAATGATTACGATACAAAGAGTCAAAATGGAGATTGGATGAACAAAGATCCAGATCAAGATAGTATAGTAAATGATATATTAGAGGCAGGTGCGGATGGAGGATTTGAGGGACAAATACCGCTTTTTAGGCAAACAGATGCAAGGTGGGCAAATGTGCCTTATGGTCAGGGAGATGTTGCCACAAGCGGATGCGGTCCTACAAGTTTTGCAATGATAATATCAGGACTTGGCGGAAATTTAGGAGCGTGGGATAAAAATAAAGATGGAATACTTGATCCAGGAGAAGCAGCAGAGTATTCAATAGCTTCAGGATATAATAGTAATTCAGGAGAAGGTACTTCTTGGGCATTATTTGATAGCATATCTACTTCTAGGTTTGGAATTAATAGCTCAGGAGAAATAGAGCCATCAAATTATAATTATATATATGACCAGCTTAAAAATGGCAATCCAGTAGTTGCAAGTATGCACGCAGGGCATTTTACTAAAGGTGGACATTTTATTGTACTTACTGGAATAGATTCAGATGGACAAGTACTAATTAATGACCCTAACCCGGCTACAGGTATAAATAAATTCCCAATGGAAGGCATAGCAGCAGAAGCTAATGTGTTTTGGGCATTTAATAATCCTAATATAAAGTATGAAAGTTTTATATGTACAGCCTATGGAGGTGTACATGATGCTATGGAGGGTAGTGGAACCACAGCAGATGGAACTAATCTTGATGGAAAGGACTTTACAAGTAGAGTAATCGCAGTTGATCCTTCTGTAATAAAACTCGGCACTAGAGTTTATCTTCAATTCCCTGATGATAAAAGGTATCAGAATAAAAATGGACAAAGGTACGATTTAAACGGCTGGTATACTGCAAGAGATACAGGTGGAGC
- a CDS encoding VirB4 family type IV secretion system protein: MLKSKTKIKKEEDSDFFKKGTINIMDLISPDGIVEGKDYIYLGPGRYSRVYAIIGFPRNMTVGYLNELFQIGDIDITTYIENIPDGSVIRKLTGKYSQYMSNINLQLKHGYSMDYGMKLAAEDLDETRAQIQTNTERMFYVQPIVFLWGKNLSELEEKSEKFDTICARKSLVSKCIVGDQIKGFLTGLPNLNIQYTEGLRNMVTGSVACLVPVGNTELCHKNGIFYGENMFTKSPIVYNEFIGAPTLTNPHTFVSGTTGAGKSVFLKLKAARSAAAGRWTVILDPQQEYEPLIKKLGGQYIQLRPGVKSGINPFEIEVEEDENGKKKIDIYGKRSEIIEMISIFSEKFRNGNPLQGEEITAVDESVAKLYENLGITEAPKSLYEEKTYEKEGKFYTGNIKKDLPTLSDLRNALIEKNKEVKSEGVKELIEVMKMITGDGPMAMFDCKSTINFNSKIIAISYKHLTDEFTKFYAMINSLSWIWTTFSNYKYKDIEKEVIVDEGHLFAKFERSLHFLELIARLGRKLKIALTLATQFMQDFIGSKETEAIIHLCGTKILLKQEEAIAKKVCEFLGLSDRCRQLMTTFISGQAILLSEQELVLMHVKPFEFEWDMVKTS, encoded by the coding sequence TTGTTGAAATCGAAGACGAAAATTAAAAAGGAAGAGGATAGTGATTTCTTTAAAAAAGGAACTATAAATATTATGGATCTTATATCGCCTGATGGAATTGTTGAAGGAAAGGATTATATTTATCTTGGTCCAGGAAGATACTCAAGAGTTTACGCCATAATAGGTTTTCCAAGAAATATGACAGTAGGCTATTTAAATGAATTATTTCAAATTGGAGATATTGATATTACAACCTATATTGAAAACATACCAGATGGATCTGTAATAAGAAAACTTACTGGAAAGTATAGTCAGTATATGAGTAATATAAATCTTCAATTAAAACATGGATACTCTATGGATTATGGAATGAAACTGGCGGCAGAAGATTTAGATGAAACAAGAGCACAAATACAGACTAATACAGAAAGAATGTTTTATGTACAACCTATAGTTTTTTTATGGGGAAAAAACCTAAGTGAACTAGAAGAAAAGTCTGAAAAATTCGATACAATCTGCGCTAGAAAATCTCTTGTTAGTAAATGTATTGTGGGTGATCAGATTAAAGGCTTTTTAACAGGATTACCTAATCTTAATATTCAGTATACAGAGGGACTCAGAAATATGGTAACTGGTTCTGTTGCCTGTTTAGTTCCAGTTGGAAATACTGAGCTTTGTCATAAAAATGGAATATTCTATGGTGAAAATATGTTTACTAAATCGCCTATAGTATATAACGAATTTATAGGAGCACCAACCTTAACAAATCCCCACACCTTTGTAAGTGGAACTACAGGCGCAGGAAAATCTGTCTTTTTAAAGCTCAAAGCAGCACGTTCAGCAGCTGCCGGAAGATGGACAGTAATTTTAGATCCACAACAAGAATATGAACCCTTAATTAAAAAGCTTGGAGGACAGTATATACAACTTAGACCTGGAGTTAAATCCGGTATAAATCCATTTGAAATAGAGGTTGAGGAAGATGAAAACGGAAAGAAAAAGATTGATATATATGGGAAGCGTTCAGAGATAATAGAGATGATTTCAATATTTTCGGAGAAGTTTAGAAATGGAAATCCTCTTCAAGGTGAAGAAATAACAGCAGTAGATGAAAGTGTAGCAAAACTTTATGAAAACTTAGGAATTACAGAAGCGCCTAAAAGTCTTTATGAAGAGAAAACCTATGAAAAGGAAGGTAAGTTTTATACAGGAAACATTAAAAAGGATTTACCAACCTTAAGTGACTTAAGAAATGCTCTTATTGAGAAAAATAAAGAAGTAAAATCAGAAGGAGTAAAAGAGCTTATAGAGGTTATGAAAATGATAACTGGTGATGGTCCGATGGCGATGTTTGATTGCAAGTCCACTATAAACTTTAACAGTAAAATAATAGCTATAAGCTACAAGCATTTAACAGATGAATTTACCAAGTTTTATGCTATGATAAACAGCCTTTCATGGATATGGACAACCTTTTCAAATTATAAATACAAGGATATAGAAAAGGAAGTTATAGTTGATGAAGGGCATTTATTTGCAAAGTTTGAAAGGTCTCTTCATTTTTTAGAGCTTATAGCCAGACTTGGGAGAAAACTTAAAATAGCCCTTACCTTAGCAACACAGTTTATGCAGGATTTTATAGGTAGTAAAGAGACAGAGGCAATTATACATCTGTGTGGTACAAAGATTCTCTTAAAACAAGAAGAAGCCATTGCTAAAAAGGTATGTGAGTTTTTAGGTTTATCAGATAGGTGTAGACAGCTTATGACTACCTTTATTTCAGGACAAGCAATACTGCTTTCAGAACAAGAACTTGTACTTATGCACGTTAAACCCTTTGAGTTTGAGTGGGACATGGTGAAAACTTCATAG
- a CDS encoding PrgI family mobile element protein has translation MRYFKVPFNINEEDKIIGGYISLRQFGWIILSVFLITLLFLINRSYMTVTRNLGHSSNITLHPINLTIRLVVAFVIVIFSSLCSFYKVEDTYNFDKYLIKMLKFKMRNKIFKFRK, from the coding sequence ATGAGATACTTTAAAGTCCCCTTCAATATAAATGAAGAGGATAAAATTATAGGTGGATATATTTCTTTAAGACAGTTTGGTTGGATAATTCTTTCTGTCTTTTTAATTACGCTTTTATTTTTAATTAATAGAAGCTATATGACAGTTACAAGAAATTTAGGTCATTCATCTAATATAACACTTCATCCAATTAATTTAACCATAAGATTAGTAGTGGCATTTGTAATTGTTATATTTTCATCCTTATGTTCCTTTTATAAGGTAGAGGATACTTATAATTTTGATAAATACCTTATTAAAATGCTTAAGTTCAAAATGAGAAATAAAATATTTAAATTTAGAAAGTAG
- a CDS encoding sigma-70 family RNA polymerase sigma factor, with protein sequence MKDNELKMIIIQAKAGDNDAKTALINDNIKYVKKIANNFCLNNKGLSLEDLIQEGIIAIIKAINSYDLNKNVKFSTYVYKMINFILISEIKKKYSYFKLPEHQVSKVVRFRRKAFELKLEDYCYKYSCEKMGLSYKEYANMIYLSNINNISYLNGKRSFDKKVSIGDKLSYEDINYKKVEERIDLLSILSDNKEILSCIERYILYRVIINDEKIKSISEVTKMPTKQISNIKYNALKKIQNNLKNKKN encoded by the coding sequence ATGAAAGACAATGAACTAAAAATGATTATAATACAAGCAAAGGCAGGAGATAATGACGCAAAAACTGCACTTATAAATGATAATATAAAATATGTAAAAAAGATTGCAAATAACTTTTGCTTGAATAATAAAGGCTTATCATTAGAGGATCTCATTCAAGAGGGGATAATAGCAATAATTAAAGCTATAAATTCATATGATTTGAATAAAAATGTGAAATTTTCAACTTATGTATATAAAATGATTAATTTTATTTTGATTTCGGAAATAAAAAAAAAATATAGTTATTTTAAACTGCCAGAGCATCAGGTTTCTAAGGTAGTCAGATTCAGAAGAAAGGCTTTTGAACTTAAACTTGAGGATTATTGCTATAAATATAGTTGTGAAAAGATGGGATTAAGTTACAAAGAATATGCTAATATGATATATCTCAGCAACATAAATAATATATCTTATCTAAATGGGAAAAGATCTTTTGATAAAAAGGTTAGTATTGGAGATAAGCTTTCCTATGAAGATATTAATTATAAAAAAGTGGAAGAAAGAATAGATTTGTTATCTATTTTATCAGATAACAAAGAAATACTGTCATGCATAGAGAGATATATATTATATAGAGTAATAATTAATGATGAAAAAATAAAAAGTATTTCTGAAGTAACCAAAATGCCTACAAAACAAATTTCTAATATCAAATATAATGCTTTAAAAAAAATACAGAATAATTTAAAAAATAAAAAAAATTAG
- a CDS encoding helix-turn-helix domain-containing protein has protein sequence MDNKLLKMETETFGQYIKRVRELRGYSQRKLSTLSSLSNTTICRIEKGSENGIENPDMDTVIKLAEGLKLDKEILLIAAGYLDEKKVDEPLDIKEYIRISLQKLGWINSYDDINEETIDYVEFLLKKYGNKYKQIP, from the coding sequence ATGGATAATAAGTTATTAAAAATGGAAACTGAAACCTTTGGACAATATATAAAGAGAGTGCGTGAACTTAGAGGATATTCTCAAAGAAAACTTTCAACCCTAAGTTCACTAAGCAATACAACTATTTGCAGAATAGAAAAAGGATCTGAAAACGGAATTGAAAATCCGGATATGGATACTGTTATTAAATTAGCAGAAGGATTAAAACTAGATAAGGAAATTTTATTAATTGCAGCTGGTTATCTTGATGAAAAAAAAGTAGATGAACCATTAGATATAAAAGAGTATATTAGAATTTCCCTACAAAAACTAGGTTGGATAAATTCTTATGATGACATAAACGAAGAAACTATTGACTATGTTGAATTTCTTTTAAAAAAATACGGCAATAAATACAAACAAATTCCTTAA
- a CDS encoding D-alanyl-D-alanine carboxypeptidase family protein has product MKIYRSIALALIIVLFMPVNFVKADKLNLNATCAIAMDSSTKMRLYEKNADMIVPMASTTKIMTSLVAIKYGNLDKKFTVSKRAASIRGSKVGYKSGEEITLRELLYGLMLRSGNDAAICIAEGIAGSTEKFADLMNEYAVKIGAFNSHFQTPHGLDKDLHYCTAYDLAFITSVAKENKVFNDIVSTKDVTAGQYSFTRSYHNINKILYQIPGADGVKTGFTGKAGKCLVTSVKMNGHDVIFVVLNCTPRWKETKRMYDYVKKNYEYKKLVSKGEIVYSKNILKGENKLKLASPYDIYIPCSKDKVYSKKIIVSKDIKGPISNTGMIGRIEVYCDNKCVYKNYLLGNILTK; this is encoded by the coding sequence ATGAAGATATATAGAAGTATAGCTTTAGCTCTAATTATAGTATTATTTATGCCAGTGAATTTTGTTAAAGCAGATAAACTAAATTTAAATGCAACCTGCGCTATAGCAATGGATAGCAGTACTAAAATGCGTTTATATGAGAAAAATGCAGATATGATAGTTCCAATGGCTAGTACCACAAAAATAATGACTTCTTTGGTAGCAATTAAGTATGGAAACTTGGATAAGAAATTTACAGTATCAAAAAGAGCAGCTTCAATAAGAGGATCAAAGGTAGGGTATAAATCAGGAGAAGAGATAACTTTAAGAGAGCTTTTATATGGACTTATGCTAAGATCAGGAAATGACGCGGCTATCTGTATTGCAGAAGGTATAGCAGGCAGTACAGAAAAATTTGCTGATTTAATGAATGAATATGCTGTAAAAATAGGAGCATTTAATAGTCACTTTCAAACCCCACATGGATTAGATAAAGATTTACATTATTGTACAGCATATGATCTTGCATTTATAACTTCTGTTGCAAAGGAGAATAAGGTATTTAATGATATTGTTAGTACAAAGGATGTAACTGCTGGGCAATATAGTTTCACAAGAAGTTATCATAATATAAACAAAATATTGTATCAAATACCTGGGGCAGATGGTGTTAAGACAGGATTTACAGGGAAAGCTGGAAAGTGCTTAGTTACATCGGTAAAGATGAACGGTCATGATGTTATATTTGTAGTCCTTAATTGTACTCCAAGGTGGAAAGAAACTAAGAGAATGTATGATTATGTTAAGAAAAACTATGAATATAAAAAATTAGTATCAAAAGGTGAGATAGTATACAGCAAGAATATACTAAAAGGAGAAAACAAACTAAAGCTCGCATCACCTTATGATATATATATCCCTTGTAGTAAGGATAAAGTATATTCTAAGAAGATAATAGTATCAAAGGATATAAAAGGACCAATATCAAATACAGGAATGATAGGGAGAATTGAGGTATATTGTGATAATAAATGTGTATATAAAAATTATTTATTAGGAAATATCCTAACCAAATAA
- a CDS encoding DUF2953 domain-containing protein, translating to MFLIIIFFLLLVSLIPFPIKIYLLYFDGKYSIFIYGKKLKFTVRRTERKIKYNFDTLKYISKYKHKFLKYNSKVKLTMGIGLDDAAYTALSFGLMSSLGSTLYDLLDIGFNVKDYNYKVIPFFKKKIFKIEFESIFWISAAKTIYNLFILIFVLSKLHIKTMIRKFKNKGSVHYG from the coding sequence ATGTTTTTAATCATCATATTTTTTCTCCTTTTAGTAAGTTTAATTCCTTTTCCAATAAAAATTTATCTTCTATATTTTGATGGAAAATACTCTATTTTTATATATGGAAAGAAATTAAAATTTACAGTTAGAAGAACTGAAAGAAAAATAAAATACAATTTTGATACACTAAAGTACATTTCAAAATATAAACACAAATTTCTTAAATATAATTCAAAAGTGAAATTAACTATGGGAATTGGACTAGACGATGCAGCATATACTGCTCTTTCTTTTGGTTTAATGAGCTCTTTAGGATCAACACTTTATGATTTATTAGACATAGGTTTCAATGTTAAAGATTACAACTATAAGGTAATTCCATTTTTCAAAAAGAAAATCTTTAAAATTGAATTTGAAAGTATATTTTGGATAAGTGCAGCAAAAACTATCTATAATTTATTTATTCTAATTTTTGTATTATCAAAACTACATATCAAAACAATGATTAGAAAATTTAAAAATAAAGGGAGTGTACATTATGGATAA
- the ytfJ gene encoding GerW family sporulation protein encodes MDNNPIESFMKTTMENIKGMIDVNTIVGEPIKNTDGSLIIPISKVSFGFASGGSEFNNHENSTDIKNVYPFGGGAGAGVSLKPIAFLVIKEDSIRLLPLNAENTYEKVVDMLPQLLEMCKGFSHKSKKDKCCNKEKKNDSPEEKTEPNEKEEE; translated from the coding sequence ATGGATAATAATCCAATTGAAAGTTTTATGAAAACCACTATGGAAAACATAAAGGGAATGATAGATGTAAATACCATAGTAGGTGAACCTATAAAAAATACTGATGGGAGTTTAATAATTCCTATTTCTAAAGTTTCCTTTGGGTTTGCTTCAGGTGGAAGTGAATTCAATAATCATGAAAATTCAACAGATATTAAAAATGTTTATCCTTTTGGTGGTGGTGCTGGTGCTGGAGTGTCCTTAAAACCTATAGCTTTTTTAGTTATAAAAGAGGATTCTATAAGGCTCCTACCTTTAAATGCTGAAAATACTTATGAAAAAGTAGTAGATATGCTACCTCAACTTTTAGAAATGTGTAAAGGCTTTTCTCATAAATCAAAAAAAGATAAATGTTGCAATAAAGAGAAAAAAAATGATTCACCTGAGGAAAAAACTGAACCTAATGAAAAAGAAGAGGAATAA
- a CDS encoding IS1182 family transposase codes for MNVTKLYTKNYNQFNDNLQLILPLNLENLIPEDDSVRLLSYLLEGLNYKKLYKAYSSVGRKSAVEPKIMFKIISYAYSQNIYSSRKIEKACKRDINFKWLLQGFKAPDHATISRFRKKYLSNEVIEDLFYQQVNYLAKEKELLFENVFIDGTKIEANANRYTFVWKKAIYKNEGKMFDKIIALVKTINLERLMKFTIERETLIDDINKILQWLLFEKEKRNIEFVHGIGKRKTAIQKWIEQLSQYKERQEKYNLSKKIFSKRNSYSKTDTDATFMHMKDDHMRNGQLKPAYNVQIAVDSEYVTGVGVFDDRNDIATLIPMITNMQEKIGHKYTNVIADSGYESEENYLFLESNNQIPYIKPQTYEKWKKRSFKNDISKRENMKYDVKTDTYICHNNRKLFPSYIIHKKSASGYTSEVTVYECENCDNCTLKSKCTKAKNNRKMQVSKTFIKKRQISYNNIKTELGTKLRMNRSIQVEGAFGILKSDYEFKRFLTRGKNSVKTEFILLCFGYNINKLHLKIQNERTQKYLHELKTIS; via the coding sequence ATGAACGTAACTAAATTATACACAAAAAATTATAATCAATTTAATGATAATTTGCAACTTATATTACCATTAAATTTAGAAAACTTAATACCAGAAGATGATTCGGTTCGTTTGCTAAGCTATTTGTTGGAGGGATTAAATTATAAAAAATTGTACAAGGCGTATTCTTCCGTAGGAAGAAAATCAGCAGTTGAACCCAAAATCATGTTCAAAATAATATCTTATGCTTATTCTCAAAATATTTATTCAAGTAGAAAGATAGAAAAAGCATGCAAAAGAGATATAAATTTCAAATGGCTACTTCAAGGCTTTAAAGCACCTGATCACGCTACTATAAGTAGATTTCGAAAAAAATATCTTTCAAATGAAGTGATTGAAGATTTATTTTATCAACAAGTTAACTATTTAGCTAAAGAAAAAGAATTATTATTTGAAAATGTATTTATCGATGGTACTAAAATTGAGGCAAATGCCAACCGATATACTTTTGTTTGGAAGAAAGCTATTTATAAAAATGAAGGTAAGATGTTTGATAAAATTATTGCTCTTGTTAAAACCATTAATCTTGAAAGATTAATGAAATTCACTATTGAGAGAGAAACTTTGATTGATGATATAAACAAAATTCTTCAATGGCTTTTATTTGAAAAAGAAAAAAGAAATATAGAGTTTGTTCATGGAATCGGTAAAAGAAAAACTGCAATTCAAAAGTGGATAGAACAACTATCACAATATAAAGAAAGACAAGAAAAATATAATTTAAGTAAGAAAATATTTTCAAAAAGAAATAGCTATTCTAAAACTGATACTGATGCAACTTTCATGCATATGAAAGATGATCATATGAGAAATGGTCAATTAAAACCTGCCTATAATGTACAAATAGCAGTTGATAGTGAATATGTAACTGGTGTTGGAGTATTTGATGATAGAAATGATATAGCAACATTAATACCAATGATTACTAATATGCAAGAAAAAATTGGTCATAAATATACTAATGTGATTGCAGATTCTGGTTACGAAAGTGAAGAAAACTATTTGTTTTTAGAGTCTAATAATCAAATACCATATATAAAACCTCAAACTTATGAGAAATGGAAAAAAAGAAGTTTTAAAAACGACATCAGTAAGCGTGAAAATATGAAATATGATGTTAAAACAGATACATATATTTGTCATAATAATAGAAAATTATTCCCATCATATATTATTCATAAAAAATCTGCAAGTGGGTATACGTCTGAGGTTACTGTTTATGAATGTGAAAATTGCGATAACTGCACTTTGAAATCAAAGTGCACAAAAGCAAAGAATAACCGAAAAATGCAGGTTTCAAAGACTTTTATTAAAAAGCGTCAAATTTCATACAACAATATCAAAACTGAATTGGGAACTAAATTGAGAATGAACAGATCTATTCAAGTTGAAGGTGCGTTTGGAATTTTAAAAAGCGACTATGAATTCAAAAGATTTTTAACACGTGGAAAAAATAGTGTAAAAACTGAATTTATTTTGCTTTGTTTTGGATATAACATTAACAAATTACATTTAAAAATCCAAAATGAAAGAACTCAAAAGTATCTTCACGAATTAAAAACTATTTCCTAA
- the scpB gene encoding SMC-Scp complex subunit ScpB, translating to MNKINERQLEINGVSKEELYESIIESLLFVSGEPLKLKQISAILECSIKQTQEILEDMIIKYSKNFRGIKLININDSYQLVTKNENSEYVRKLLKTNTRQALSQAALETLAIISYKQPITRIDVDEIRGVKSDRAILTLQEKKLIQECGRLDVPGRPILYETTDEFLRNFNLGNIEELPPMEEILDDVAVEKEE from the coding sequence TTGAATAAAATAAATGAAAGGCAGCTTGAGATAAATGGAGTTTCTAAAGAAGAACTTTACGAATCCATAATAGAATCATTACTATTTGTAAGTGGTGAACCTCTTAAGTTAAAACAAATATCAGCCATATTAGAATGCAGCATAAAACAGACACAAGAAATTTTAGAAGATATGATAATTAAATATAGCAAAAATTTTAGAGGTATAAAATTAATAAATATTAATGATTCATATCAACTAGTAACTAAAAATGAAAATAGTGAATACGTGAGAAAACTTTTGAAAACTAATACAAGGCAGGCATTATCGCAAGCGGCTCTTGAAACGCTTGCGATTATATCATATAAGCAGCCTATAACTAGAATAGATGTGGATGAAATAAGAGGAGTTAAAAGTGATAGAGCAATATTAACACTTCAAGAAAAAAAACTCATACAAGAATGTGGACGGTTAGATGTACCTGGCAGGCCAATATTATATGAGACAACAGATGAATTTTTAAGAAATTTTAATTTAGGGAATATAGAAGAGCTTCCACCTATGGAAGAAATTTTGGATGATGTTGCTGTTGAAAAAGAGGAATAA
- a CDS encoding segregation/condensation protein A, which yields MTLNINIDNFQGPFDLLLHLIKKNKMNIYEIKIFDITNQYIQYLNEMKEMDLEITSEFIVMAATLIEIKSKYLLPKAKNEEEEKEENDPTKELVSKLVEYKKFKAAAEFLKNRELGYGEVFSKKPEIIDDTEEVNNADILKGITLLDMYKLFEKLIDMYRSRINTNNSLPDKIAPDAYKIEDKMDEISAAIRLNRQMYFSRIINKCSNKIEVVVTFLALLELIKLKDIKVYQANNFKDIYIEETREVE from the coding sequence ATGACATTGAACATAAATATAGATAATTTTCAAGGACCCTTTGATCTCCTTCTACATTTAATAAAGAAAAATAAAATGAATATATATGAAATAAAAATATTTGATATAACTAATCAGTATATTCAATATTTAAATGAAATGAAAGAGATGGATCTTGAAATAACCTCTGAGTTTATAGTTATGGCAGCTACTTTAATAGAGATAAAGTCTAAATATCTTCTCCCTAAAGCTAAAAATGAGGAAGAAGAAAAGGAAGAAAATGATCCGACTAAAGAACTTGTTTCAAAATTGGTTGAATATAAGAAATTTAAAGCTGCAGCAGAATTTTTGAAAAATAGAGAACTTGGATATGGAGAGGTTTTTTCAAAGAAGCCAGAAATAATAGATGATACTGAAGAAGTAAATAATGCAGATATACTTAAAGGAATTACACTTCTTGATATGTACAAGTTGTTTGAAAAGCTTATAGATATGTACAGAAGTAGAATAAATACAAATAATAGCCTTCCAGACAAGATAGCACCAGACGCTTATAAAATTGAAGATAAGATGGATGAAATAAGTGCAGCTATAAGATTAAATAGACAAATGTATTTTTCAAGGATAATTAATAAGTGTTCAAATAAAATAGAAGTGGTGGTAACATTTTTAGCACTTTTAGAATTAATAAAGCTTAAAGATATAAAAGTATATCAAGCAAATAACTTCAAAGATATATACATAGAGGAGACGAGAGAAGTTGAATAA